The nucleotide sequence GAAGATGTCCTTCCGATAGGTCAACGCTGTCGTCACCTTTCGCGTCGACGTGCAGTGGCCGTTGTCGGTTTTCGCGTTGTCGGGGACTTTGTCCCAGTTCGCCGGCTTGTACGCCTGCGTCAGACCGTCGTTCATCGCTTGAATCGCGAAGGTGTACCCGCCGTTGAACGCCGAGTGCGTCGGGCTCTGCGCTTGCGATCGCGCGTCTTGGAGCGCTTCTCCGGAAGACCGATCGTTGTCGTTGAGCTCGACCCCGTACTCTTGGTTGAACGCTTCCATCACGGACGGCCAGTTCATCCAGCCGGACTGGACACAGTACACGTAGAGCTGTTCGTTCGTCGGGAAGGCGTCCGAACACACTGTCGTCTGCGAATCGCCGTAGCCGACGTCGTACGTCTCTCCGGAACAGCTCTCGCCGCTTCCGTCACCGCCGCTTCCGTCACCGCTATCACCGCTTCCGTCACCGCCGCCACCCATACAGCCGGCGAGGCTTCCGCCGATGACTGCTCCACTCGATGCGAGGACGCTGCGTCGCGTAGTCGGTTTGTTAATTTTCACCATAGCGAGCGACCGTAAACGACTTCGTGAGAAATTGTCATAAATTTGTTGGTGGTCAAAACTGTTTTATACGTCTTTTTCAACTCTTTCCGACACCAACGTCGTGTTCTACCGAAAATTCCGAATCAATACGGCTATCTGTCGGTATATAGCCCCGTATCGCTCGTTCGGACGTTCGATACGCACGTTGTGCGGTATTTGAACCGAACAAACGCGTATACGGAGCGGTATGTGAATTACGTACAACTACATATCTGTGAGTAAATCACGTTCGACGAGACCGTCACGCGGATTGATAGACGCTTGCGACCGCCTCGACGACCTCCCGCCAGTCCCGGTAGGCGTCGACGGCGACGTCGCTGTCACTCGACGGCCTGAAGGTCCGACCGGTCGGACGGCAGGCGTCGATGTCGTCGAGGTCGTCCCAGATATCTACTGCGAGCCCCGCCGCGAAGCACGCGCCGAGTGCGGCCGTCTGCGTCACGTCCGATCGGACGAGCGGTCGATCGATGAGATCGGCCTGACACTGTGCGAACACGTCGTCTTGGATCGCACCGCCGTCGACGAGCAGGCGGTCGTGTTCGACACCCGTCGCGTCCTCGGCGGCATCTACCACGGCTCGCGTCCCGAAAGCGATCGCCTCTACGGCCGCCCGAACGATGTCCTCGCCGCCGACATCCCTGTGCAGCCCGAACATCCCGCCCCGGGCGTCGGGCACCCAATCCGGAGCGCCCAGTCCGCCGAAGGCGGGGACGAGCTGTCCCGCCCCCGGCTGGCCGGTTCGGTCGGTCTGATCGAACCCACCGGCGTCTTCGAGCAACCCGATCTCTTGAAGCCACTCCAAGACGGCTCCGGTGGCGAACACCGGTCCTTCCAGCCCGTACTGCGGGTCCTCTCCGGCGCGCTGAAACCAGATCGTCGTCAACAGCTCCCCGTCGGCGTCGACCGGTTCGGTGCCCGTGTTCTGCAGGAAGAAGTTTCCCGTCCCGTAGGTGACTTTCGCGTCGGCGTCCGCGCAGGCGACGCGCCCGAGCAATGCCGCCTGCTGATCGCCCATCACGCCCGTCACCGGGATCGCCGCGTTGAGAATTCCGTCCGGATCGGTCATCCCGAATCCGTCGGGGTCGCTGGAGGCGTGAACCGTCGGCAGCGCCGCACGCGGCACGTCGAACAGGTCGAGCAGGTCGTCGTCCCACTCGCGCTTGCGGATGTCGAACAGCATCGTCTGTGCGGCGTTGGTGACGTCGGTCGCGTGCGTACCGGTGAGGTTGTAGAGCAACCACGCGTCGACGGTGCCGAGGAGAACCTCGCCTGCGGCCGCCCGCTCGCGGAGCGAGTCGCCACCGGCAGTCCGCTCGTGATGTGGCGTCCCTCTGACCGAGCGCTCGACGCCGTTGCACGGCTCGCCTCCGTTGTCGAGGAGCCACGTGGCGTTCGGGGCGGCGAAGTACGGATCTGGCTCCAGTCCCGTTCGCTCTCTGATAAGCCGTTTTTCCGCGGCGTCGAGTGCGCTGATCTGCGCCGCCGTCCGTCGGTCTCGCCAACTCAGCGCGCGGGTAACCGGACGACCGGATTCGGCGTCCCAGAGGAGCACCGTCTGTCGCTGACTCGAAATTCCGAGCGTCCGCAACTGTTCGGAGTCGACGTCGCCTCGGGCGAGCCCCCGGCGGATCGCGTCGGTCGCACAGCCCCACAGTTTCAGCGGATCGTACTCGACCCTATCCGGCGGCGTGGCCCGTTGGTGGTGGGCGGTGAACGCCGCCGAGACCGACTCACCGGCCGTGTTGAACACCACGAAGCGGGTCCCGCTGGTCCCCTGATCGAGTGCTCCGATATAGGTCTCGTCCGTCATTCGTCTCGCAGCGCCGCGAACAACCGTTCTGAGAAATTCAGTTCGACCCCGCTGGGACGGCGGCCGGTCGCCTGCGGGCCGACGGTCACTTCGCGCCGTTCGAGGACGCCACGCTGGGCCAGTTCGTACAGGAGTCGCTTGACCGTCCCGCCGGTCAAATTCGTTCGCTCGGCGATCCGTTCGGCCGCCGCTTCGATCGTGACCTCACTGTCCAGCGAGAGTTCGACGAGCTGTGCGACCACACGCTGCTCGTTGTCCGAGAGCGAGAGCACCGTCCCGGTGGGGATGCCACCGGTCGGAACGGACGCGGTACCGACGTCGACGTCTTCGTCCCGGAGCCGCGTTGCGCCGTCGGCCTCGGCGTTGATCGCCGCGACGAACAGCGCGGCCAACGCGTCGTGAGCGTCGCCGTCGGCCCACTCGGCGATCCGTTGGGCGTGGACGTGATCGAGCGTCTGTGATAGCCCGCGAGAGCCACGAACGGTGAGGATATCGACGAGTTCGTAAGTATAGGCGGGAACGTGGATCCGCTGCTCCGGAATCGGCAGCGAGAGCTCCTCGGGAGGCGTCCGACCGACACCGATCCACGCGAGATCCTCGAACGGTTCGAAGAACGAGTAGAGATCGGCGAGGCTGATCGTCCCCGGCTCGCCGAGGTGGTCGACGGCGACGAGGACTGTCTCGTTGGCGTCCACCACCTCGGCGATCCGTTCTCTGAGCGCGTCGGTGCTCACCCCGCGCTCGGGGATCGTTTCCACGAGCAGACTGTCGAGGAGCTGTCGGTACAGCCGAAACCGACTCGTCGCTCGTCGCGCGTCCAAGTAGACGAACTGCACGTCGGGACGGTCGCTCCCGCCCCGCGTCGCGGTGTAGAAGGGATCGCTCGCGGTCACCTCCGCGTCGAGCGCCGAGATCAACGCGGTTATGATCGAGGATTTCCCGGATCCTCGCGGCCCCCAGACGTAGGCGTTCGGCGGAACGGATCGATCGAAAAGCGGGTCGATCGCGTTCAGCAGCGCCTCGAACAGCGTCTCTCTTCCCACCGGTTCCGAGGGGTGAACCGCGGGATTCAGCGAGTCGCGATCGACGACCAGTTCGTTCTTACTCCGCCGGGTACGCCGACGTTCGATGCGTTCTGTGAGGTCCATACGACTCCCGTGAGTTATGGAGTATACGGGAGAGTGGCCGTAAAACTCTTGTTGCTGATCTCGTGGTCGTCGGCATCGGCCGTGATGTCCGTGAACGAGGGCGTTTCACGACCAAGCGTCCGCTCGGTCTCGAACGTCCTCGAACGCGTGTTCGGCCCACGAGACGAACTCGTCGCTCGTCCCGTCAGCGCTCGCGACGAGGTTTCCGTGCTCGTCGTACGCGCCGAGGTACGCGTGGCCGTCGACGAGCATCAGGCCGGATTCGAGCGGTTCCCCGGAGACGTAGAGGGTGAATCCGTCCAGTTCGCTCGCCCGTTCGAGCGCTTCGGGGTACTCCTCGGCCGACGTACTCAACACGTCGCTATCGACGATCAGCTGAACGACCGTGTCGTCGCCGATGACCCGCCCCGCGGCCTGATTGAACACGCGGCTCACGATCGGCGTGATCCCGTAAAACTCGCCGACTGGCTCCTCGCCGACGACCGAGACAAACCGATCCAGCGGGGCGTGCGGGTTCTCCGCGGTCGCCTCCGTGTACGTCGCCTCAGCGAGCGTGTCGCAGTCGATTTTACCGGTCGTCGTCCCCAAGTTACGCAGAAGCGTCCGGAACCGATTCGAGACGACCATACACTCCTCGAACCGATCGTAGCTGTTCGCCACGAACTCGCCCGCCCGCGTGAGACGGTATCCTTCCTCAGTGGACACCTTCTTCGCCCACCCTCGCTCGACGAACGCCCCGACGGCCCGCTGTGCGGTTTCACGGGCGCACCCGCACTGGTCAGCCAGTTCACTCGGTCTGCTGGCTGTCGTCCGCAACGCTCGAAGGACGTCGATTCGGGTCTCCGATCCGGCCAAAAACGCGATGTCGTCCCGCGCGTTCATCCGTTCACACGTTCGCTTGGGTCGCTATTATCCTGTCGAACGAACTCCGATCCTTATCCCAGCAGGCCCAAGTCGTCGATCCGCTTGACGATCTCTTCGACCGCCGTCTTCGCATCGTCGGTCCGCTTGCCACCGGTGATGACGATCTTTCCGGAGCCGAACAGCAGAATGACGACTTCGGGCTCGTCCATCCGGTAGACGAGGCCGGGGAACTGTTCGGGCTCGTACTCGACGTCTTCGAGGCCCAGACCGATCGCGAGGGCGTTCAGGTTCAGGTTGTGACCCAGATCCGCGCTCGAAACGATGTTCTGGACGGTGATTTCGGGGTCTTCGTCGACAGGAATACTCAGTCCGCGGAGTTTGTCGAAGATGATTCCCAGCGCCTCGTGGACGTCGTCGATGCTCTTTGCGCCCGTACAGACGATCTTCCCGGAACGGAAGATGAGCGCCGCCGCCTTCGGCTCCTGCGTCCGATAGACGAGTCCGGGGAAGTTGTCTGGGTTGAAGTCCGCACCGGGAAGGTCCTCGGCGAGTGCCTCGAGGTCGAGCTCTTGGCCGATGCCGGTCGATGCGACTACGTTCTGAATCTCGATTGAATCTGCGGGCGCACTCATACTCTGTCGGACTATCTTCGCCCTCCCTTATAAAGCCCCGTTATAAATGAACGGTTCTCAGAGAGCGAACCCTCCCGGCGATCGCGATAGACGTCTCCGGTTCCCGTCGTCCCGTTTAGACGTTCGTGGGTGAGAAGCGGTCGCGTGAGAACGCACCCACTCCTCGGACGTTGGCGGCGATACGCCCGTCGTGAGTATCGTACGTCCGCAGAGACTTCTTACTGGACGGTGCGGCGAGAGACTCTGGGGCGACATCAGATTTCGAGTATACGGGGGTCGCCGGGTACGGTGCTCACAGTCAGTTGCCGCCGTTGTTGGTGGTCTCGTAGCCATCTCCGGCGGCCCGATCTCAGTGGAGTCGGTATCATCGTATAGTAGCGTTTGCAACTGATTTCTCATCCGGCCGCACGCTGTCGTGCGGTCGAGTGAGTGAAGACTTGCAAACGCTACTATAGCTACGCATCACTTAGTGCTCTATCGCGCGCCCGCGGGGGAGAACCGTCAATTGATCGAACGTTCAGCTGCAAGCCGATAACACACGTGTTGTTAGACGATCACACATATCTTCCACAATTTTTCGAAGATCGTTCGGGATCAACGGCGTTAAGTACAACCCTCCCATCAGACAGTAATGCGAAGAACACAACGCGACTGCGGGCGGTTGAACCCCGTCCGCGATCGTTCTCCGACTCCCGTGGCATCCGCCGCGGGGCGCGACGGATTCAACGGGTTTATACCCGTACACCGTTTCGCTAAAGTCGGACACGGAATGAGGATTCCACCCCTGCGGTCCGCCGTACAGATGGGATCTGATGTTAGCCTTGGTGGTTCGGTGACACCTGTCTGGTGTCCACTGAACCACTGAACGGACCACGCAATGATATTTGGTGATCTCCTCTCTTCACGGAGAGGAAATCCCGCCACACCCCCCTCCCTTCGGGGAGGGACCCATTCCGGTTGATCCTGCCGG is from Halobellus sp. LT62 and encodes:
- a CDS encoding helix-turn-helix transcriptional regulator, with amino-acid sequence MNARDDIAFLAGSETRIDVLRALRTTASRPSELADQCGCARETAQRAVGAFVERGWAKKVSTEEGYRLTRAGEFVANSYDRFEECMVVSNRFRTLLRNLGTTTGKIDCDTLAEATYTEATAENPHAPLDRFVSVVGEEPVGEFYGITPIVSRVFNQAAGRVIGDDTVVQLIVDSDVLSTSAEEYPEALERASELDGFTLYVSGEPLESGLMLVDGHAYLGAYDEHGNLVASADGTSDEFVSWAEHAFEDVRDRADAWS
- a CDS encoding Cdc6/Cdc18 family protein codes for the protein MDLTERIERRRTRRSKNELVVDRDSLNPAVHPSEPVGRETLFEALLNAIDPLFDRSVPPNAYVWGPRGSGKSSIITALISALDAEVTASDPFYTATRGGSDRPDVQFVYLDARRATSRFRLYRQLLDSLLVETIPERGVSTDALRERIAEVVDANETVLVAVDHLGEPGTISLADLYSFFEPFEDLAWIGVGRTPPEELSLPIPEQRIHVPAYTYELVDILTVRGSRGLSQTLDHVHAQRIAEWADGDAHDALAALFVAAINAEADGATRLRDEDVDVGTASVPTGGIPTGTVLSLSDNEQRVVAQLVELSLDSEVTIEAAAERIAERTNLTGGTVKRLLYELAQRGVLERREVTVGPQATGRRPSGVELNFSERLFAALRDE
- a CDS encoding TATA-box-binding protein, with the translated sequence MSAPADSIEIQNVVASTGIGQELDLEALAEDLPGADFNPDNFPGLVYRTQEPKAAALIFRSGKIVCTGAKSIDDVHEALGIIFDKLRGLSIPVDEDPEITVQNIVSSADLGHNLNLNALAIGLGLEDVEYEPEQFPGLVYRMDEPEVVILLFGSGKIVITGGKRTDDAKTAVEEIVKRIDDLGLLG
- a CDS encoding FGGY family carbohydrate kinase; this translates as MTDETYIGALDQGTSGTRFVVFNTAGESVSAAFTAHHQRATPPDRVEYDPLKLWGCATDAIRRGLARGDVDSEQLRTLGISSQRQTVLLWDAESGRPVTRALSWRDRRTAAQISALDAAEKRLIRERTGLEPDPYFAAPNATWLLDNGGEPCNGVERSVRGTPHHERTAGGDSLRERAAAGEVLLGTVDAWLLYNLTGTHATDVTNAAQTMLFDIRKREWDDDLLDLFDVPRAALPTVHASSDPDGFGMTDPDGILNAAIPVTGVMGDQQAALLGRVACADADAKVTYGTGNFFLQNTGTEPVDADGELLTTIWFQRAGEDPQYGLEGPVFATGAVLEWLQEIGLLEDAGGFDQTDRTGQPGAGQLVPAFGGLGAPDWVPDARGGMFGLHRDVGGEDIVRAAVEAIAFGTRAVVDAAEDATGVEHDRLLVDGGAIQDDVFAQCQADLIDRPLVRSDVTQTAALGACFAAGLAVDIWDDLDDIDACRPTGRTFRPSSDSDVAVDAYRDWREVVEAVASVYQSA